One part of the Vitis riparia cultivar Riparia Gloire de Montpellier isolate 1030 chromosome 8, EGFV_Vit.rip_1.0, whole genome shotgun sequence genome encodes these proteins:
- the LOC117919596 gene encoding UDP-glycosyltransferase 86A1 → MVDNNPPNPHAILIPYPLQGHVIPFVHLAIKLASNGFTITFVNTQSVHHQISQAQPHNSPEDIFAGARNSGLDIRYATVSDGFPVGFDRSLNHDQFMEGILHVYSAHVDELVGSIVHSDPPATCLIADTFYVWPSKISNKYNLVNVSFWTEPALVLSLYYHMHLLRSHGHFASFDNREDAIDYIPGVPEIKPTDLTSYLQATDITTVVHRIIYKAFDDVKRADFIICNTVEELESNTISAIHQKQPYYAIGPLFPTGFTKSPVPMNMWSESDCAHWLTARPNGSVLYLSFGSYAHTSKHNIVEIAHGLLLSGVNFIWVIRPDIVSSDEPQPLPVGFEDQIKDRGLIVPWCSQIEVISHPAIGGFVTHCGWNSILESVWCTVPLLCYPLLTDQFTNRKLVVDDWKIGINLCDGRRMTREEVSEKISRVMFGKTADDLRKQIKDVRKTLENAVSPVGSSERNFSQFVKEAGDKIQEKKKVRMR, encoded by the exons ATGGTGGACAATAACCCCCCTAATCCTCATGCTATTCTGATCCCATACCCTCTACAAGGCCATGTCATCCCCTTCGTCCACCTGGCCATCAAGCTTGCCTCTAATGGCTTCACCATCACGTTCGTCAACACCCAGTCTGTTCACCACCAGATCTCCCAAGCCCAACCTCACAATTCCCCAGAAGATATCTTTGCCGGTGCCCGAAACTCTGGTCTCGACATCCGTTACGCCACCGTCAGCGATGGCTTTCCTGTTGGCTTCGACCGTTCCCTCAACCACGACCAGTTCATGGAGGGAATTCTCCACGTTTACTCCGCCCACGTCGACGAACTCGTCGGAAGTATTGTCCACTCCGACCCTCCGGCCACTTGCTTGATCGCTGACACCTTCTACGTCTGGCCCTCCAAGATTTCCAACAAGTACAATCTCGTTAACGTCTCTTTCTGGACCGAGCCAGCTTTGGTCCTCAGTCTCTACTATCACATGCACCTGCTTAGAAGCCATGGTCACTTCGCTTCTTTTG ACAACCGTGAGGACGCCATCGATTACATACCTGGAGTCCCAGAAATCAAACCGACGGACCTAACGTCATACCTTCAAGCCACGGACATAACAACCGTGGTTCACCGTATTATTTACAAGGCCTTTGATGACGTGAAGAGAGCTGATTTCATCATATGCAACACAGTTGAAGAACTCGAATCAAACACCATCTCAGCTATCCATCAGAAGCAGCCATACTATGCAATTGGGCCCCTCTTCCCCACTGGCTTCACCAAGAGCCCCGTGCCCATGAACATGTGGTCTGAGTCTGACTGCGCCCACTGGCTCACCGCCAGGCCTAATGGCTCGGTGTTGTACCTCTCTTTTGGTAGCTACGCTCACACCAGTAAGCATAACATAGTGGAGATTGCCCATGGACTTTTGCTCAGTGGTGTGAATTTTATTTGGGTGATTCGCCCGGACATCGTCAGCAGCGATGAGCCCCAGCCACTGCCCGTTGGATTCGAAGATCAGATTAAGGACAGAGGGTTGATTGTGCCATGGTGCTCTCAGATTGAGGTCATCTCGCATCCGGCCATCGGAGGGTTCGTAACTCACTGTGGGTGGAATTCCATCCTGGAGAGTGTATGGTGTACGGTTCCCCTGCTGTGTTACCCTCTGTTGACCGACCAGTTTACTAATAGGAAATTGGTGGTGGATGATTGGAAGATCGGGATCAACCTCTGTGATGGGAGGCGAATGACAAGGGAGGAAGTTTCGGAGAAGATCAGCCGTGTGATGTTTGGGAAAACGGCTGATGATTTGAGAAAGCAGATCAAGGATGTGAGAAAGACACTCGAGAATGCGGTGAGCCCCGTCGGATCTTCGGAAAGGAATTTCAGTCAGTTCGTGAAGGAGGCAGGGGACAAgattcaggaaaaaaaaaaagttcggATGAGGTGA